A stretch of DNA from bacterium:
CCCTTTAATGGAAAATATAATTTATCCCTTTTTGTCCTCTTAGACCTTCCTGCTGAGACAATTATTGCCTCTGTCATTTTTTAAGGATTCTTTAGAGACTTGATGATCATCCTTACTCCTTCATAAAACCCGGCAATTATCCCAAGTAGTAAAAAGATAATAGTAAAAAGGGGCGATGTTTTAAGGAATTTATCAAGATAATAGCCTAT
This window harbors:
- a CDS encoding AtpZ/AtpI family protein — translated: MISGIGWVMVASCFIGLGIGYYLDKFLKTSPLFTIIFLLLGIIAGFYEGVRMIIKSLKNP